In one Plasmodium reichenowi strain SY57 chromosome 7, whole genome shotgun sequence genomic region, the following are encoded:
- a CDS encoding hypothetical protein (conserved Plasmodium protein, unknown function~part of same gene as PRSY57_0708200B~gap found within coding sequence) → INDIIKEIIYRSADECNFNNEELNFASILKFFYDITNKYNVKKQICDEIFNKLLIICKNIIDDNSITDHDNNIINHHHNNIDNNVDKLNFYYNTNDEYMKTNITHSDKYQIKDIKNCHNINNNNNNSSSRENNRYYKNCEYVNPLIILKSDERKNNINNKNNTCSSIVKINPLYNEKAKEEKLDLYYYDINKDKKLNNLYSSYLYKNHEKEQKGIIYNDNNNNNNNNNNNNHHHNNNIIISYNNQNVPIHKEKYSCVYFIEDDNIKNDGNHNNIIHIDEKSFLHKNNRNLLKLFLNGDIIHNVYNKIIKNKHLKKRNKYSLQDKNSKMKLYNESNIFFTFYILKKYYYTWFQLSYKQKILQTRLEKYNKVIRKKILIKYYDLWFYYNEKKNYLKSAYDKFVNKKNKNSLKQFFNNFINKYKKRKKKNFIYLVHIFNEWKNYTKKRKTLQYATKKITQKKKKKFFLLWKNNFFIKKMKKKKKNEIQNIYNKNLVIKCYVHFILFYKKRKKEHMNYCTIYDNTKYKLSYKYFSLFIQIYRENIFFKQYYTLYLEKVQNIFFKKYFTILKEYVSKRKKLQTLFLNIYQNKQINFLMLYMKKWIYRYNEKAKFNNILQIYNDKNKLYIFKKYFHIIKKYKEKSFNLKKKFLFLYEKKNKEQVQHIFTNWKNYYSINSTKYILLYNKYKYKLLINYFHFLYNYKNYRKSKKKKTKQMDDYSKNNLKRKAYIKWIFYHKNYKINILTFYNFKNNGNFFVYFILKMLWKYQTIDNKTHSKTFFDLINFSNINININTLIYIHKKYFTKKNIQNNVNIFYENVMFVYKTLNIVFSYIPVLFFVNMNKLKFNLPYISFSIKMALYKRIFDTWLVDCRRIKQFKNLVNNKLLKNYFMRFFSLIQKKKQLNNEFLKYKHKRKIILKKKLFSTWVFLWNKYINFRTNFEKFDGNNKKKRIKKIWLKWLAITKENKLKKEKIVEFFKSLLKKKKKKVWDILNEYVSACRRKKIQNKIAHLYCMKKYKKKAFMSLFMYSKNVMYFNTLNNIAQSYLKRLCIIKWRNITREFFKRKKELQNRQYHFDLNIQRKYFRILLLFVHFRAIKKKKFLHFKEIQYKIWIYQYFNEWKNYIKIKQNKKEFLENMKNLFNRKKKLHLLSKWYTSFIINVKFKEVEKIIAFKISILTFEKLILYNQKMKRIELFLRNRSKVFICQNIIKRWKHYIKIKRLKKHIRLKNFHLIKDKYFSTWKKTLEKVRKRKIRESKIYKYRQTKDKNIVHLFYNEWKNVFLQNKNIKHFVYVINNHLLYKLKYRSFVVIYKNCEYYSTLQFLFNNFLIDKRSKIKRNVFSILKCNTKNRRTYKKAIRFFYNNIMSKYFNVIKIYRQRRVTYRKNEQTLINKRKATYFYTILNFYNFLNKVKYNFFQIRMRVDNKIKKEFFNI, encoded by the exons atattaatgatataataaaagaaataatataccGGTCAGCTGATGAAtgtaattttaataatgaagaattaaatTTCGCCagtattttaaaatttttttatgatattacaaataagtataatgtaaaaaaacaaatatgtgatgaaatatttaacaagttattaataatatgtaaaaatataattgaTGATAATAGTATAACTGatcatgataataatattattaatcatcatcataataatattgataataatgtagacaaattaaatttttattataatacaaatgatGAATATATGAAAACAAATATAACACATTCAGACAAATATCAAattaaagatataaaaaattgtcataatattaataataataataataatagtagtagtagGGAAAATAATAGGTATTATAAAAACTGTGAATATGTTAATCCTCTTatcatattaaaaagtGATGAACgcaaaaataatattaataataagaataatacTTGTAGTAGTATTGTAAAAATTAACcctttatataatgaaaaagcaaaggaagaaaaattagatctttattattatgatattaataaagaCAAAAAATTGAATAATCTATACTCTTCTTATTTGTACAAAAATCATgaaaaagaacaaaaaggtattatatataatgataataataataataataataataataataataataatcatcatcataataataatattattatttcttataataatcaaaatgTTCCTATtcataaagaaaaatattcatgcgtttattttattgaagatgataatataaaaaatgatggtaatcataacaatataatacatatagATGAGAAATCATTTTTGcacaaaaataatagaaaCCTGCTAAAATTATTTCTAAACGGAGATATAATTCATAATgtatataacaaaattattaaaaataaacatttaaaaaaaaggaacAAATATAGTTTGCAAGATAAAAATAgtaaaatgaaattatataatgaaagtaatattttctttaccttttatattttaaaaaaatattattacacATGGTTTCAACTTTcttataaacaaaaaattttacAAACAAGActtgaaaaatataataaagtaataagaaaaaaaattttgatcaaatattatgatttgtggttttattataatgaaaagaaaaattatctTAAGAGTGCTTATGATAAAtttgttaataaaaaaaataaaaattcattaaaacaattttttaataatttcattaataaatataaaaagagaaagaaaaaaaatttcatttaccttgttcatatttttaacgaatggaaaaattatacaaaaaaaagaaaaacgCTTCAATATGCtaccaaaaaaattacgcaaaaaaaaaaaaaaaaattcttccttttatggaaaaataatttctttatcaaaaaaatgaaaaaaaagaaaaaaaatgaaattcaaaatatttataataaaaatctAGTAATCAAATGTTATgtacattttattttattttataagaaaagaaaaaaagaacataTGAATTATTGTACCATATACGATAATACCAAATATAAGTTGtcttataaatatttttcattatttatacaaatatatagagaaaatatattttttaaacaatattatacattatatttagaaaaggttcaaaatatatttttcaaaaaatattttactaTTCTGAAAGAATATGTATCTAAACGTAAAAAGTTACAAACATTATTCCTTAATATTTATCAGaataaacaaattaatttcctaatgttatatatgaaaaaatggatatatagatataatgaaaaagcaaaatttaataatatattgcaaatctataatgataaaaataagttgtatatttttaaaaagtattttcatattataaaaaaatataaagaaaaatcttttaatttgaaaaagaaatttttgtttttatatgagaaaaaaaataaagaacaAGTTCAACACATTTTTACAAACTGGAAAAATTACTATTCTATAAATTCAAccaaatatattttattatataacaaatataaatataagcttttaataaattattttcactttttatataattataaaaattatagaaaatccaaaaagaaaaaaacaaaacaaatggatgattattcaaaaaataatttaaaaagaaaagcATATATCAAATGGATCttttatcataaaaattataaaataaatatacttacattttataatttcaaAAATAATGGCAACTTTTTTGTATACTTCATTCTAAAAATGTTATGGAAATATCAAACCATTGATAACAAAACACATTCCAAAACATTTTTTGATCtcattaatttttctaatattaatataaatattaatacattaatttatatacataaaaaatattttacaaaaaagaatattcaaaataatgtcaatattttttatgaaaatgtTATGTTTGTGTACAAAACATTGAATATTGTCTTTTCATATATACCTGtcttattttttgtaaacATGAATAAGTTGAAATTTAATTTGCCCTACATATCCTTTTCAATCAAAATG gCTTTGTATAAACGCATATTTGACACTTGGCTAGTTGATTGTAGGCGAATTAAACAATTCAAGAATTTAGTTAATAACAAGttgttaaaaaattattttatgcGTTTTTTCTCATTGATTCAGAAAAAGAAGcaattaaataatgaatttttaaaatataagcataagaggaaaataatattaaagaaGAAACTTTTTTCTACTTGGGTCTTTTTATggaataaatatataaactttCGTACCAATTTTGAGAAATTTGatggaaataataaaaagaaaagaattaagaaaatatgGCTGAAGTGGCTAGCTAtaacaaaagaaaacaaattaaagaaggaaaaaattgttgaatttttcaaaagcttattaaaaaaaaaaaaaaaaaaagtttgggatatattaaatgaatatgtAAGTGCGTGTAGAAGAAAGAAgatacaaaataaaatagcACATTTATACtgtatgaaaaaatataagaaaaaagcTTTTATGTCATTGTTTATGTATTCAAAGAATGTTATGTATTTTAATactttaaataatatagcacaatcatatttaaaacgattatgtataataaaatggagaaatataacaagagagttttttaaaagaaagaaagaattGCAAAATAGACAATATCACTTTGACTTAAATATacaaagaaaatattttcgtattcttttgttatttgttcattttcgtgctataaaaaagaaaaag TTCCTACATTTCAAAGAAATACAATACAAAATATGGATATATCAATATTTCAATGAATGGAAGaattacataaaaattaaacaaaataaaaaggaattTCTTGAAAACATGAAAAATTTATTCAAcag gaaaaaaaaattacacCTTTTAAGTAAATGGTATActtcttttataataaatgtcAAATTTAAAGAGgtagaaaaaattattgcTTTCAAAATTAGTATTCTTACTTTTGAAAAGTTGATTCTATATAATCAGAAAATGAAGAGg attGAATTGTTTTTAAGAAATCGAAGCAAAGTGTTTATATgtcaaaatattataaaaagatgGAAACactatataaaaattaaaaggttaaaaaaacatataagATTAAAgaattttcatttaataaaagataaatattttaGTACATGGAAAAAAACATTGGAGAAAGTAAGAAAGCGAAAAATTAGGGAAAgcaaaatatataaatataggcaaacaaaagataaaaatattgtacatttattttataatgaaTGGAAGAATGTctttttacaaaataagaatataaaacattttgtctatgtaataaataatcatttattatataaattaaaatatagatCATTTGTTgtaatatacaaaaattgTGAGTATTACTCAACCTTAcaatttttgtttaataattttttaatagataaaagaagtaaaataaaaagaaatgtgTTCtctatattaaaatgtaatacaaaaaataggagaacatataaaaaagccattcgttttttttataataatataatgtcAAAATATTTCAACGTCATCAAAATATATCGACAAAGAAGAGTTACATATAGAAAGAATGAACAAACCTTGATAAATAAGAGAAAAGCTACATATTTCTATACAATTTTGAATTTCTATAATTTTCTTAATAAAGTTaagtataatttttttcaaataagAATGAGGgtagataataaaataaaaaaggaattCTTTAACATCTG
- a CDS encoding hypothetical protein (conserved Plasmodium protein, unknown function), with protein MKSSVLRNLQTRFYSKNGQNKYCDLFPMNMVVHNRHMKYIINLKQQNYSSLFNKMNNNTLWFREQRYMFNIKPNINFNNYRMFSGNAKKKRIGNKSLEERNITKDVEYIYQNNNSEMFFDSDEKSSYVNNSEMEYEKKKKKKRSKIKLLFYSFNIIFGGYVIYKIYKNDLNLSKAEEDIIKDIINILYSNEEKVSIRNSKFLTCLNDELNRQIAMYFIQLDTDKKSGFLRSDAIQLLLELNIKEEYPLIKNFIKNGVGKNNDEKKLSGCSLQEFAELIENIILTNKSPIIDEQEENKTPTFKNEKEYYMYISQQYLDMVVNFIKTSNLYLYYQMKKKRKNNEVNSFPYDIDNFEKEILNKLMTYNNKYVDKNNLSLDYLLSKEELNNLRKNNNPSKGQEDRELLLIERKKIEEKIKLLQQLQRKRKNLTDIEIQRLIDLKAKLRTVKKAIWKEEIKKYFT; from the coding sequence ATGAAAAGTTCTGTGCTGAGGAATTTACAAACACGTTTTTATAGTAAAAATGGACAGAATAAATATTGCGATTTATTTCCTATGAATATGGTTGTTCATAATAGacatatgaaatatattataaatttgaAGCAACAGAATTATTCGTCTTtgtttaataaaatgaataataatactttATGGTTTAGAGAACAAAgatatatgtttaatataAAGCCTAATATAAACTTTAATAACTATCGAATGTTTAGTGGTaatgcaaaaaaaaaaagaatagGAAATAAATCATTGGAAGAAAGGAATATAACAAAGGATGtggaatatatatatcaaaataataatagtgaAATGTTTTTTGATAGTGATGAAAAATCATCTTATGTTAATAATTCTGAAATGGAATAtgagaagaaaaaaaaaaaaaagagatcgaaaataaaattacttttttattcatttaatataatatttgggggatatgtaatttataaaatatataaaaatgatcTGAATTTATCAAAAGCAGAAGAAGATATCATAAaggatataataaatattttatattctaatgaagaaaaagtAAGTATAAGAAATTCGAAATTCTTAACATGTCTTAATGATGAACTAAATAGACAAATAGCAATGTATTTTATTCAATTAGATACTGATAAAAAATCAGGATTCTTACGAAGTGATGCtatacaattattattagaGTTGAACataaaagaagaatatccacttattaaaaattttattaaaaatggtgtcggaaaaaataatgatgaaaaaaaattaagtGGATGTTCATTACAAGAATTTGCAGAATTaattgaaaatattattttaacaAATAAATCACCAATAATAGATGAACAAGAAGAAAACAAAACACCaacatttaaaaatgaaaaagaatattatatgtatatatcaCAACAATATTTAGATATGGTAgttaattttattaaaacaagtaatttatatttatattatcaaatgaagaaaaaaagaaaaaataatgaagtTAATTCCTTTCCATATGATATAGATAATtttgaaaaagaaattttaaataaacttatgacatataataataaatatgtagaTAAAAACAATCTTTCTTTAGATTACCTATTAAGTAaagaagaattaaataatctcagaaaaaataataaccCATCAAAAGGACAAGAAGATAgagaattattattaatagaaagaaaaaaaattgaagaaaaaattaaattattacaaCAATTACAAAGAAAGAGAAAGAATCTTACAGATATAGAAATTCAAAGATTGATAGATCTAAAAGCAAAATTGAGGACTGTTAAAAAGGCCATATGGAAGgaggaaataaaaaaatattttacc
- a CDS encoding hypothetical protein (conserved Plasmodium protein, unknown function~part of same gene as PRSY57_0708400B~gap found within coding sequence), which yields MKIKEKKSEDKDLPKNKKGSRNVKDEKRNRNIRNEEYIKSTTKKDKIENIVKKLDDIKNKVTDSTDGLKCVEILFNKAGTNCLSPVDNDIQNKLGKKRNTNLIKKENNNNNNNKCDNLHNTYLFNGPVKNFEYLNVQNVHTFFHKYFYLKKNTDDTYDNIHFEDILKENKNNFSYLEKQPSDINPLFISLPYNIHLDEIAEYNKMMEQTSDYNNVDLGDKKEQTNDILLKKNTDIENNNNNNNNKKNKMNVYQNDIYNLLNKKRKVNNNTDNVNLQMDEMVSLNMYKKNNITSNFLLKHDNNIHNKELYYFNESINEIQENCTDSKILILKICNIIFEKKKTKNIHILKQLDLLFNVQKSYENRNIFYEKKSLYGMENISSKDNINNDNNNNNYYQNFSFGKENYIFLDNNNTSINIVREDDSKEKSINNSNFDKTLFLFYNVLLKVSVHICGLYNTFMDILNYNSSDALNNHINSNNNNNNNNNHNNNNNNNNNNNHNNNNNNNDYFISYELRKLIESINIYQRSVNAALYLFHYILHMLEMTSQKNNNMLIIENEISTIRNFIKIINKWKKVDSNILINIVQYKNYTNTQNNDNTYKSNKHLNIQQNENKKYKVNLINKDLVRHNFEIRKIIICKYNNKIIKWMKKIHNLYIMHVYKSYKNDQNGYINEEEKNETKRETKRETKREINNERNNERNYKRNNERNNERNDERNNERNDKRNDERNNERNNERNDERNNERNNERNDERNNERNNETNKWTYQYRDNYEVQNCCNIYTKDKIENKKNNYNIPSEVESLSFFFHCCNINTYYWYKKEIDINNMKIIFYLSNLLTKEVQNSEFIKRQMNSYFKEINNLFFDIKDIYDILLCYNNMRNLNKEDNINIPTCQLNNSTCQLNNSTNQLNNFIYNKDLCSKEIEDLLSDMSKYNNINVDKIIHKYNTYNDEILLKMSNMKNVDMLLLLLSNNIYNKIMSTTLYNNFDIIKFIMKWIFVHVIKIFVKDTYMLYINNNQGKINESNEDHNLNINKNKNSHIDNNMEGENFHVNQKLIDEEVEKRVNIIKVELENEKNIIINNIKEELQNEEKIKYNDIKTNLEREKKINMHMNIELEKERKINDEMMINFEKKNKMYEDIFKELENEKKKNKEIYMELQNIKNINSDMNFALEDKRVKYDQKCIDLEKLNKMYEDTCKELNDKNVLYEQMNTQLYKEKINNDEISTELEKIKNINKNIQINLENEKKTNEQKDKQIEKQKMNIKEMVIQLEKEQIINNEIITQLENEKLNNKLIYEDIEKKNKLNSELEENYENQQKKIKEMVIQLEKEKIINNEIIIQLENEKGSVKKINTELENIKKINDEINEKLDKQQKINNDLQLHLENEKNEKDHINKEFEKEKIKNIQLKKNMDEEKKTNESLNVEIDRLYKINEHVLLNLEEEKKIIDQFTIDLENERKRNHILQIQFDDEKKKNEQNYEDLLKEREKNKNLQILYDDGKNNITQINIDLENERTRNKDLKILFDQEKKKNEQINDDLENERKRNNQLQNILNEEQKKNEQLNLSYEEQKNINDQLENELQKQRITYKKMIAKFESKFLMKNSNDTQKIK from the coding sequence atgaaaataaaagaaaagaaatcAGAAGACAAGGATTTAcctaaaaataaaaaagggTCACGCAATGTAAAGGATGAAAAACGTAATAGGAACATTCGaaatgaagaatatataaaaagcacaacaaaaaaagataaaatagAAAACATCGTTAAAAAACttgatgatataaaaaataaagtaaCTGATTCGACTGATGGATTAAAATGTGTagaaattttatttaacaAAGCTGGAACTAATTGTTTGTCACCTGTGGATAATgatattcaaaataaattagggaaaaaaagaaatacaaacttgataaaaaaggaaaataataataataataataataaatgtgaTAATTTACATAATACCTATCTTTTCAATGGACCTGTAAAAAATTTCgaatatttaaatgtacaaaatgttcatactttttttcataaatatttttacttaaaaaaaaatacagatgatacatatgataatattcattttgaagatatattaaaagaaaataaaaataatttttcctATTTAGAGAAACAACCGTCTGATATAAATCCTCTATTTATTTCGTTGCCATATAACATACACTTGGATGAGATAGctgaatataataagatGATGGAACAAACATCagattataataatgtagaTTTAGGAgataaaaaagaacaaaCCAATGATatacttttaaaaaaaaatacagatatagaaaataataataataataataataataaaaagaataaaatgaatgtatatcaaaatgatatttataatttactgaataagaaaaggaaagtaaataataatacagATAATGTAAATTTACAAATGGATGAAATGGTTTCCTTGAATATGTacaagaaaaataatataacaagtaattttttattaaagcatgataataatatacataataaggaattatattatttcaatGAAAGTATTAATGAAATTCAAGAAAATTGTACAGATTCGAAAATCcttattttaaaaatatgtaatataatttttgaaaaaaaaaaaacaaaaaatatacacattttAAAACAGTTGGATTTATTGTTTAATGTACAAAAAAGTTATgaaaatagaaatatattttatgaaaaaaaaagtttatatggtatggaaaatatttcttcaaaagataatataaataatgataataataataataattattatcagAACTTTTCGTTtggaaaagaaaattatatattccttgataataataacacaTCCATTAATATTGTAAGAGAAGATGACTCTAAGGAAAAAAGTATTAATAATTCTAATTTCGACAAGacactttttttattttacaatGTTTTGTTAAAGGTATCAGTACATATTTGTggattatataatacatttatggatatattaaattataacTCTAGTGACGCACTTAATAATCACATAAATAgtaacaacaataataataataataacaaccacaataataataacaacaataataataataacaaccacaataataataataataataatgattattttatatcGTACGAGTTAAGAAAGTTAATCGAatctattaatatttatcaaaGATCAGTAAATGCAgcattatatttatttcacTATATTTTACACATGCTAGAAATGACTAGccaaaaaaacaataatatgctcattatagaaaatgaaatatcAACTATAagaaattttattaaaatcaTTAATAAATGGAAAAAAGTTGATTCAAATATTctaataaatattgtacaatataaaaattataccaacacacaaaataatgataatacatataaatcaaataaacatttaaatattcaacaaaatgaaaataagaaatacAAAGTAAACCTGATTAATAAAGATTTGGTTCGTCATAATTTtgaaataagaaaaataattatttgcaaatataataataaaataataaaatggatgaaaaaaatacacaatttgtatattatgCATGTGTATAAAAGTTACAAAAATGATCAAAatggatatataaatgaagaggaaaaaaatgaaacaaAAAGAGAAACAAAAAGAGAAACAAAAAGAGAAATAAACAACGAAAGAAACAACGAAAGAAACTACAAAAGAAACAACGAAAGAAACAACGAAAGAAACGACGAAAGAAACAACGAAAGAAACGACAAAAGAAACGACGAAAGAAACAACGAAAGAAACAACGAAAGAAACGACGAAAGAAACAACGAAAGAAACAACGAAAGAAACGACGAAAGAAACAACGAAAGAAACAACGAAACTAATAAATGGACATATCAATATAGGGATAATTATGAGGTACAAAATTgttgtaatatatatacaaaggacaaaatagaaaataaaaaaaataactaTAATATTCCTAGTGAAGTGGAAtctctttctttttttttccactgttgtaatataaatacatattactggtacaaaaaagaaatagatattaataatatgaaaattatattttatcttaGTAATTTATTAACAAAGGAAGTTCAGAATAGTGAGTTTATAAAGAGACAAATgaattcatattttaaagaaattaataatttattttttgatataaaagatatttatgatatacttttatgttataataatatgagaaatttaaataaggaagataatataaatattccCACATGTcaattaaataattcaacatgtcaattaaataattcaacaaatcaattaaataattttatatataataaagatttATGTTCCAAAGAAATAGAAGATTTGTTAAGTGATATGTcgaaatataataatataaatgtagataaaattatacataaatataatacatataatgatgaaatattattaaaaatgagtaatatgaaaaatgtagatatgttattattattattatctaataatatttataataaaataatgtCTACTAccttatataataattttgatatcataaaatttattatgaaATGGATATTTGTTCatgttattaaaatatttgtaaaGGATACATACATgttgtatataaataataatcaaggtaaaataaatgaatcTAATGAAGAccataatttaaatataaataaaaataaaaatagtcATATAGATAATAACATGGAAGGGGAGAATTTCCATGTGAACCAAAAATTAATAGATGAAGAAGTTGAAAAACGGgttaatataattaaagttgaattagaaaatgaaaagaatataattattaataatataaaagaagagTTACagaatgaagaaaaaataaaatataatgatataaaaacaaatttagagagagaaaaaaaaattaatatgcatatgaatattgaattagaaaaagaaagaaaaataaatgacgaaatgatgataaattttgaaaaaaaaaataaaatgtatgaggatatttttaaagaattagaaaacgaaaaaaaaaaaaataaggaaatttatatggaattacaaaatatcaaaaatataaattctGATATGAATTTTGCTTTAGAAGATAAACGTGTCAAATATGATCAAAAATGTATAGACTtggaaaaattaaataaaatgtatgaAGATACGTGTAAAGAATTgaatgataaaaatgttttatatgaacaaaTGAATACACAActatataaagaaaaaataaataatgatgaaataTCTACAgaattagaaaaaataaaaaatataaataaaaatattcaaatcaatttagaaaatgaaaaaaaaacaaacgAACAAAAGGATAAACAAAtagaaaaacaaaaaatgaatatcAAAGAAATGGTTATACAATTAGAGAAAGaacaaattattaataatgaaattattacacaattagaaaatgaaaaattaaataataaacttatatatgaagatatcgaaaaaaaaaataaattaaattcaGAGCTTGaagaaaattatgaaaatcaacaaaaaaaaatcaagGAAATGGTTATACAattagaaaaagaaaaaattattaataatgaaattattatacaattagaaaatgaaaaaggaagcgtgaaaaaaataaatacagaattggaaaatataaaaaaaattaatgatGAAATTAATGAAAAGTTAGATaaacaacaaaaaattaataatgatcTACAATTACATttagaaaatgaaaaaaatgaaaaagatcatataaataaagaattcgaaaaagaaaaaataaaaaatatacaacttaaaaaaaatatggatgaagaaaaaaaaacaaatgaatCATTAAATGTAGAAATAGACagattatataaaataaatgaacatgttttattaaatttggaagaagaaaaaaaaatcatagACCAATTTACTATAGATCTAGAAAATGAAAGGAAGAGGAATCATATCTTACAAATACAATTTGATgatgagaaaaaaaaaaatgagcaaaattatgaagatctattaaaagaaagagaaaaaaataaaaaccTACAAATTCTTTACGATGAtggaaaaaataacataacTCAAATTAATATAGATCTAGAAAATGAACGAACAAGAAATAAGGATCTCAAAATACTTTTTGATcaagagaaaaaaaaaaatgaacaaattAATGATGATTTAGAAAATGAAAGGAAAAGGAATAACCAACTgcaaaatattttaaatgaggaacaaaaaaagaatgaaCAATTAAACTTATCTTAtgaagaacaaaaaaatataaatgatcAACTTGAAAACGAGTTACAAAAGCAAAgaattacatataaaaaaatgatagCCAAGTTTGAAAGTAAATTTTTGATGAAAAATTCTAATGACacacaaaaaataaaag